The Flaviflexus equikiangi genome contains the following window.
GCTTGACGCACTCGTGCTCCTTGAGGAGCCCACGTTCCCCGGCTGTGTGATCCGATGCCGCGCACTCGGCATGTTCCGCATGAAAGACGAAGCGGGAGGCGACGACAAGGTTCTGTGCGTGCCCGCAGGCGACCAGAGAGCATCGTGGCGCGTCGACATCGACGACGTGTCCGAGTTCCATCGTCTCGAGATCCAGCACTTCTTCGAGGTGTACAAGGATCTTGAGCCCGGCAAATCAGTCGAGGGTGCACACTGGGTCGATCGCGCCGCTGCGGAAGCGGAGATCAAAGCCTCCTATCAGCGTGCCATCGATCAGGGCTACTACGACGAGCACTAAACGGTGAAGAGGAAGAAGGGGACTGGTTCTGCACCGGTCCCCTTCTTGCTGCCCTCATGTCCGCTTCTCCTCCGTCGATGATCAGACAGACCATTCGAGTCGCCGGGACGGATGATGCTCATGAGGCCGTGACACGAGTGTTTGCTCAACGCAGTGACGGCAGGCCCAAGGCCTGCCGTCACTTCTGCTGTTCACCTGCTGGTCAGTCGCCGATGACGTTGCGGTACATCGGGCTTCCCCACAC
Protein-coding sequences here:
- a CDS encoding inorganic diphosphatase, encoding MLEFDVTIEIPKGNRNKYEVDHKTGRIRLDRMLFTATRYPDDYGFIDDTLGEDGDPLDALVLLEEPTFPGCVIRCRALGMFRMKDEAGGDDKVLCVPAGDQRASWRVDIDDVSEFHRLEIQHFFEVYKDLEPGKSVEGAHWVDRAAAEAEIKASYQRAIDQGYYDEH